A genomic region of Homalodisca vitripennis isolate AUS2020 chromosome 5, UT_GWSS_2.1, whole genome shotgun sequence contains the following coding sequences:
- the LOC124362898 gene encoding coronin-7-like yields MVIIVQMFSLSWSSCGNMLATVCKDSVLRVYQPRSSTSPVAEGKGPVGSRGARVTWALDSSFIVVTGFDKVSERQIMVYKREDLSTPLATVGLDVSPAILIPYYDEDSSTLFLTGKGDSTIYAFEVCCEPPFLCPLSHHRCSSLHQGLSFLPKRSCDVSIVEFAKALRLTNTTIEPLSFTVPRIKSDLFQDDLFPPTKVTWEPTMTAAQWFSGANCQARRISLKPEGMDNLSEAQGAASVSPSSKEPTKQTQSQPQPFNRLAWTPDLVASTKQKQEQIQKSVSSKVEVNMKLEQDQMEGVDEREWDE; encoded by the exons ATGGTTATAATTGTGCAGATGTTTTCTCTGAGCTGGTCATCGTGTGGAAACATGCTTGCCACAGTGTGTAAGGATTCTGTGCTGAGAGTATATCAACCTCGCAGCTCCACCAGTCCTGTAGCAGAGGGCAAAGGTCCCGTGGGATCCCGAGGTGCTAGGGTCACTTGGGCCCTTGATTCTTCCTTCATTGTTGTCACAGGATTTGACAA GGTTTCAGAGAGGCAGATCATGGTATACAAGAGAGAAGACCTGAGCACTCCCCTGGCTACTGTAGGCCTTGATGTGTCTCCTGCCATCCTGATCCCTTACTATGATGAGGACAGCTCAACTCTCTTCCTTACTGGCAAG GGTGACTCTACAATCTATGCATTTGAAGTGTGCTGTGAGCCTCCATTTCTCTGTCCACTGAGCCACCACCGCTGCTCCTCGCTCCACCAGGGCTTATCCTTCCTACCCAAGAGATCATGCGATGTCTCCATCGTGGAATTTGCCAAGGCTCTCAGGCTTACCAACACCACTATTGAACCTCTCTCTTTCACTGTCCCCAGGATAAAG AGTGACCTGTTCCAAGACGACCTGTTTCCACCAACTAAAGTGACGTGGGAACCCACAATGACGGCGGCCCAGTGGTTCAGTGGAGCCAACTGTCAAGCTAGACGAATCAGCCTAAAACCTGAGGGCATGGATAACT TGTCAGAAGCACAGGGTGCGGCAAGTGTGTCTCCCAGCAGCAAGGAGCCAACAAAGCAGACCCAATCACAACCACAACCATTCAACCGGCTGGCGTGGACTCCTGATCTTGTAGCTTCAACTAAGCAGAAGCAGGAACAG ATCCAGAAGTCTGTCAGTAGCAAGGTGGAGGTGAACATGAAGCTGGAGCAAGACCAAATGGAGGGAGTGGATGAAAGAGAATGG GATGAGTGA
- the LOC124363624 gene encoding uncharacterized protein LOC124363624, protein MSNCKVCNHPLGKRLKVSCADCTQDFHGSCVRLSKADIEYLASENIVWRCEPCAVTRRSSLRLESQATEGNLSLQDVIKAIEDLKSEYKNSLNDLNVSYELLNSKIDDNTEAVKQNNKKVDDYLKLIDTLAAENSKLKDRVSILENKVDEMEQYSRKNCVEIHGIPETDNNVMDHVKSVGQALGMEITDQMIDNCHLLRKRPGSDRPPGIIIKFVRKIDAENMLQKRKGKKLSTRHLGMQSDIPVYINESLSPARRRLLAMAREVKLQKHYKWLWVRGGKIFLRKEDNGPVSTVTCQADLVKL, encoded by the coding sequence ATGTCCAATTGTAAAGTTTGCAACCATCCGCTAGGAAAAAGACTCAAAGTTTCGTGTGCTGATTGTACTCAAGACTTTCATGGGTCTTGTGTCAGGCTAAGCAAAGCAGACATTGAATATCTAGCAAGTGAAAATATAGTGTGGAGGTGTGAGCCTTGTGCAGTAACTAGGCGCAGCAGTCTACGGCTGGAGTCTCAGGCTACAGAAGGAAATCTTTCACTGCAAGATGTTATCAAAGCTATTGAAGATCTTAAAAGTGAGTACAAAAATTCGCTTAATGATTTAAATGTCTCCTATGAATTATTGAACAGTAAGATTGATGACAACACAGAGgcagtaaaacaaaacaataagaaaGTAGATGACTATTTGAAACTAATTGACACTCTTGCAGCAGAAAACAGTAAACTAAAAGATAGAGTctctattttagaaaataaagtcgATGAAATGGAACAATACTCtagaaaaaactgtgttgaaATTCATGGGATACCTGAAACTGATAATAATGTTATGGATCATGTAAAATCTGTAGGCCAAGCTCTTGGTATGGAGATAACTGACCAAATGATTGACAACTGTCATTTGTTACGCAAAAGGCCAGGTTCAGATAGGCCCCCAGGCATCATAATTAAGTTTGTGAGAAAAATAGATGCTGAAAATATGTTGCAAAAGAGGAAAGGGAAGAAACTTTCTACTAGGCATCTGGGAATGCAGTCAGATATCCCAGTCTATATTAATGAATCCTTATCACCGGCTAGAAGGAGATTGCTTGCCATGGCGAGAGAGGTAAAGCTCCAGAAACATTACAAGTGGTTGTGGGTGAggggtggaaaaatatttttaagaaaagaagaCAATGGCCCAGTGTCAACTGTGACATGCCAAGCAGACCTGGTGAAACTGTGA